The Gossypium arboreum isolate Shixiya-1 chromosome 6, ASM2569848v2, whole genome shotgun sequence DNA window CATTAATTTCACTCAAAAATCAGTTGCAATTCAACTAATTTGAACAGATTTGCAAATGATATAGCCTATATCTATATAAAAAGATCAAATCAGTTAATACCTTACCACCGTGTTGTTTTAGCTCAGACATATCATCAAAATATCCTTTATTCAATTCATCAGCACTGCCctaaatcaaattaaaacaattatttatattaaatttcatGGAAAAAAGAGAATgtaacaaaatttcaataaacaaacaaagcttAAACTTACAGTCTTGCTCGTTCTTTCTCCATTTTTTCCTTGCTTGCAAGCTGCACACACAGGACAAAAAGTTAAAAAGAACTATAacttaaaaaatcaaatattttagagtTAAAAAGGGGGAGATGGAGGAATTACCGTGTAAATATCGAAGAATCGAATGGATGATTTTGAAGCAAAATGTTGAGGAGGTGAAGGGGAAATCTTTGGGTCATGTCTTAGGAGGTTTTGACTAAATAAAATCGAAGCTTGTGCCCTGTTTATCACTCGGTTTACCCTCAACATTTTCGATTTTCGATTTAGATTTCAATTCCCCCTCTAAGAACCCTCTTGCTCTTTCCAGCAATAGATGGAATTTTACAGATCAAGAAAAAGAAACGGAAGAGAGGAAAAGAAAACTCtattgagagaaaaaaaaagaaagcagaAAAAAGATGGCTGAAAATTTGGAAGAGAGGAATATGGAAGGAACAGAGGGAGAAAATGTTTTACCTGACCCTGCGATGAAGGATTGTCCGTCTGCTTTTTTCAAGTGAGAAAGTGGGAGAAGGGGAGAGGGCAAAGTGGGGAGCGTCTTTGTATTGAGCGTTTCCTTAAACACCGAATCAGTAATCGGTGCTGATGAAACGGAATAGAAATAAGACAATTTCTTTGCATAGGCGCGTAATGGAATAAGCCCGTAATAGGGCATTCCATTGAACCAAACAAGTGTTTAGTGTGGGCCCACGGAATAGGATTGTAATGGCATAGCCATTACACTGAACCAAACATGCTGTTAGTGTTATAGGGCAAGAGATACAAACAATTACAAAAACactcttaaaaattttaaaaacaaaacaaaaatactaAACTAAAAAGGATAATTTCATTGTATTAAAAAATATTGTCATAAAATCacgttattttttctttttctatccaAAATTCAATAAAATAACTAATTACTCATTCgaaatttacatatatatatttttataatttaaattttaaaaataattaaaataacaacTCATTCTAAAATCTATTCCTAATATAATTTAACATAGAGATAATGCTGAATgtcaaattaaatttaacctaGTATTTATTCAAAGTACGTGCAATAAATTATAAACATATGTATAAGTCACGGGATTAGAACTTTAGTTTCTCAATTAGTGTAATCTTAAGTAATTTCTTGGTTTCAAATCTGCCTAAGTCAGCTTAATTCTCGCAAAGTGAGAATTCTCAATAGAAATTCTTTTAAGGCACCGAAAAAAAGGTGAAAGCAACTCAAAACGAAATAGCAATGAAAGAACAAAAATTGCCACAAGAAAGCAAAGTAAGCCAAGTGTTTTAGTAAATATTAGTATTCTATTACTCTAAAAGAATACAAAGAATGTGATTCCATAGGAGGATTACAAAAGAGGGGAAAGcctctatttatacttgagctctCCAAAACCAACCGTACATATTAAGTTACATCAACGATCGAGATTAAAGCCTATCTACACTTAATATTCTTAAATGTTTGACTCAAtcttttaaaattacaaaatcaaATCTTTTCAAATTACAAACCTTTTAAGattattttccatatttatcaagGTAGTCCTAATTTTCCATAAGTGTTTCATTGGGTCATCAAGGCTTTAAGTAGACGGGCTTCTCCACATGTTCCACAAATTGGGTCAGTTCAAGTAGGTCAAATGAACATCATTTAATCGATTGACCTCCATGGGACACTCTTTGTGCAATCGTTATGAGCTTTGATCCCCAGCTCATGACATATACGTGTCACATAAACATGTTGGATATGAAAAACAAACACTATAAAAAAT harbors:
- the LOC128294205 gene encoding uncharacterized protein LOC128294205 isoform X2, producing MPYYGLIPLRAYAKKLSYFYSVSSAPITDSVFKETLNTKTLPTLPSPLLPLSHLKKADGQSFIAGSACKQGKNGERTSKTGSADELNKGYFDDMSELKQHGGKNDTSSTG
- the LOC128294205 gene encoding uncharacterized protein LOC128294205 isoform X3, with product MPYYGLIPLRAYAKKLSYFYSVSSAPITDSVFKETLNTKTLPTLPSPLLPLSHLKKADGQSFIAGSACKQGKNGERTSKTGSADELNKGYFDDMSELKQHGE
- the LOC128294205 gene encoding uncharacterized protein LOC128294205 isoform X1; amino-acid sequence: MPYYGLIPLRAYAKKLSYFYSVSSAPITDSVFKETLNTKTLPTLPSPLLPLSHLKKADGQSFIAGSACKQGKNGERTSKTGSADELNKGYFDDMSELKQHGGKEFGQNLL